A window from Colius striatus isolate bColStr4 chromosome 27, bColStr4.1.hap1, whole genome shotgun sequence encodes these proteins:
- the LOC133628048 gene encoding uncharacterized protein LOC133628048, which translates to MATEMNKKLEKQLAKLRRHQEKQSLAEEIENSRENQSLAELGLDSSQKRSVDEDRESGTENHSQAEVGLNGSENYSLAVGRDNGFVNQRVAELGLDVPQKQTLPENGKQNTQNHSLAGVGLNGSQNHSLAQGREKGFVNHSVAELCLDISQKQTLPEHGEHNTQNHSQAEVRWDLWRIFCLAQCLPPVPIRPGLCPALGLGSLCPCRVGARGEARARATAQGDSAEGSAATGLLLCADGCFSSPCPTGALAGATKRGSCKAGRGAEGQGCVGEGAAGRHTEPHILETLPVLLLPDGLPELRCAFRAALQLLL; encoded by the exons ATGGCCACTGAGATGaacaagaagctggagaagcagctggcCAAGCTGAGGAGGCACCAAGAGAAGCAAAGCCTGGCTGAGGAAATagagaacagcagagagaaCCAGAGCCTGGCTGAGCTGGGACTGGACAGCTCTCAGAAGCGCAGCGTGGATGAGGATAGAGAGAGCGGCACAGAgaaccacagccaggctgaggtTGGACTGAATGGCTCTGAGAACTACAGCCTGGCTGTGGGTAGAGACAACGGCTTTGTGAATCAGAGAGTGGCTGAGCTGGGCCTGGATGTCCCTCAAAAGCAGACCCTGCCTGAGAATGGAAAGCAGAACACACAGAaccacagcctggctggggttggactgaatgggTCTCAGAACCACAGCCTGGCTCAGGGTAGAGAGAAAGGCTTTGTGAATCACAGCGtggctgagctgtgcctggaCATCTCTCAGAAGCAGACCCTGCCTGAGCACGGAGAGCATAACACACAgaaccacagccaggctgaggtAAGATGGGACCTCTGGAGAATATTTTGCCTTGCCCAGTGCCTCCCCCCTGTCCCCATCAGACCTgggctgtgtccagctctgggcctggggtccctctgtccctgcagggtgggagCGAGAGGGGAGGCGAGGGCAAGGGCCACGGCCCAAGGGGACAGTGCGGAGGGGAGCGCAGCCACGGGACTGTTGCTGTGTGCAGACGGCTGCTTCTCTTCCCCCTGTCCCACAGGAGCTCTTGCAGGTGCAACAAAGCGAGGCAGCTGCAAGGCTGGAAGAGGAGCAGAAG GACAAGGATGTGTTGGCGAGGGAGCAGCAGGCAGACACACAGAACCACACATACTG GAAACTCTTCCTGTTCTTCTTCTGCCTGATGGTCTTCCTGAGCTTCGCTGTGCCTTTCGTGCTGCTCTACAGCTTCTCCTATGA